A single region of the Pirellulales bacterium genome encodes:
- the glsA gene encoding glutaminase A translates to MMNKTIASASGSRPPYISTGHLPPAELSAALVAEAYELFKSNAEGKNSEVYPALARVPKDLFGLCVVESNGNVYSAGDAQYEFTIMSVSKPFVFALVCEVLGHEALRDKVGVNATGLAFNSLAAIEQGDLGRTNPMVNAGAIATTSLVPGDSLADKWKFIHEGLSRFAGRTLPLNDEVYASASETNFRNQSIARLLQSFGRIYLEPAEATDLYTKQCSLNVSARDLAVMGATLADGGVNPVTKERVVDATVCHYALAVMATAGLYETSGNWLYDIGLPGKSGIGGGIVTVSPGKGGLGTFAPPLDAAGNSVKGQLVARFLSQQMGMDLFVSKPEV, encoded by the coding sequence ATGATGAACAAGACCATTGCGAGCGCGTCGGGAAGTCGTCCCCCGTATATTTCGACCGGTCACTTGCCCCCTGCCGAACTTTCGGCTGCTTTGGTGGCCGAGGCCTACGAGCTGTTCAAGTCGAACGCAGAGGGCAAGAACTCCGAGGTTTATCCGGCGCTCGCCCGCGTGCCGAAGGATCTCTTCGGCCTCTGCGTCGTCGAGTCGAATGGCAACGTCTATAGTGCCGGAGACGCGCAGTACGAGTTCACGATCATGAGCGTGTCGAAGCCCTTCGTCTTCGCGCTCGTCTGCGAAGTGCTGGGGCACGAAGCGCTGCGCGACAAGGTGGGGGTGAATGCGACCGGACTGGCATTCAATTCGCTGGCCGCCATCGAGCAAGGCGACCTGGGCCGCACGAACCCCATGGTCAACGCCGGTGCCATCGCCACGACCAGTCTGGTGCCGGGCGACAGCCTGGCCGACAAGTGGAAGTTCATCCACGAAGGACTCTCGCGTTTTGCCGGACGCACGCTTCCCTTGAACGACGAGGTGTACGCCTCGGCCTCGGAGACGAACTTTCGCAATCAGAGCATCGCGCGACTGCTGCAAAGCTTTGGCCGCATCTATCTGGAGCCGGCCGAGGCGACCGATCTCTATACGAAACAGTGCTCGCTCAATGTCAGCGCCCGCGATCTCGCCGTCATGGGGGCCACGCTGGCCGACGGCGGCGTCAATCCGGTGACCAAGGAGCGGGTCGTCGATGCGACGGTTTGCCATTATGCCCTGGCCGTCATGGCCACGGCGGGACTCTACGAGACGTCGGGCAACTGGCTCTACGACATCGGCCTACCGGGCAAGAGTGGCATCGGCGGTGGCATTGTCACCGTTTCGCCGGGCAAAGGCGGATTGGGCACCTTCGCCCCCCCGCTCGACGCGGCGGGCAATAGCGTGAAGGGGCAACTCGTCGCCAGGTTCCTTTCGCAACAGATGGGCATGGACCTGTTCGTCTCGAAGCCCGAGGTATGA
- a CDS encoding MFS transporter: MAASQTNVDEVRDSWLPMIVIAMGQMLMSFNVAALPVSMGGMVSSFNTPPTTVGTAIVLYSLGVSGFILLGAKLSQRFGAKLFFQIAVAMLAVAMVLMVASPTAEVMLAAQALAGLGASGLVPTLVVLIANHYQGKQQAQAVGWLGSARAIAGVLAFVIVGFVASINWRLGFGLLIVHSAAILLLSFKLKPSQGKAEVKIDALGVVLSAVGIILITFGFNNIRNWGVLLARPTAPFDIVGASPAPFMIVVGVIVFSLFILWTHRHARSGGTPLLALEVVDSPMEWATMIALFVIVGMEAAINFSVPLYIQIVQGNTSMATSMAMMPFMLTVFFTAILIVRLYERFTPRQIATVAFLLVTVGTAWLAFVVRNDWSVPAVIAGLIAVGLGQGALVTLLFNVLVTAAPQSLAGDVGSLRGVTQNLAAAVGTATMGALLVGLLGGLVMTELVENPVIPSEFKTNELRAEFDLENINFIRNDQLKERLAQTSATSEKVDEAVRINTESRLRALKIGFLTLSGLALLALIPCRWLPTYKGR, encoded by the coding sequence ATGGCCGCTTCGCAGACGAACGTTGACGAGGTGCGCGATTCCTGGTTGCCGATGATCGTCATCGCCATGGGGCAGATGTTGATGTCGTTCAACGTGGCAGCGCTGCCCGTGTCGATGGGAGGCATGGTCTCCAGCTTCAATACCCCTCCCACGACCGTCGGCACGGCGATCGTGCTCTATTCGCTCGGCGTGTCGGGCTTCATCTTGTTGGGGGCGAAGCTGAGCCAGCGCTTTGGCGCCAAGCTCTTCTTTCAGATCGCCGTGGCGATGCTCGCCGTGGCGATGGTGCTGATGGTGGCGAGTCCCACGGCCGAGGTGATGCTCGCGGCGCAGGCGCTGGCGGGCCTGGGGGCCTCGGGGCTCGTGCCGACACTCGTCGTGCTGATCGCCAACCACTACCAGGGCAAGCAGCAGGCGCAGGCCGTGGGCTGGCTCGGTTCTGCCCGCGCGATCGCTGGTGTGCTGGCCTTCGTAATTGTCGGCTTCGTCGCGTCGATCAACTGGCGGCTGGGCTTTGGCCTGCTGATCGTCCACTCGGCGGCGATCTTGCTCTTGAGCTTCAAGCTCAAGCCGTCGCAGGGGAAGGCCGAGGTAAAGATCGATGCCCTGGGCGTGGTCCTCTCTGCGGTAGGCATCATTCTGATCACGTTCGGCTTTAACAACATCCGCAATTGGGGCGTGCTGCTCGCACGGCCGACGGCGCCGTTCGATATCGTCGGCGCATCGCCGGCGCCGTTCATGATCGTGGTGGGCGTCATCGTCTTTTCGCTCTTCATCCTGTGGACGCATCGCCACGCTCGCTCGGGGGGCACGCCGCTCTTGGCGCTCGAGGTGGTCGATTCGCCGATGGAATGGGCCACCATGATCGCGCTCTTCGTGATCGTGGGCATGGAAGCGGCGATCAACTTCTCCGTGCCGCTCTACATCCAGATCGTGCAGGGTAACACGAGCATGGCCACGTCGATGGCCATGATGCCCTTCATGTTGACCGTGTTCTTCACGGCGATCTTGATCGTGCGCCTGTACGAGCGCTTCACGCCGCGGCAGATTGCCACGGTGGCATTCCTGCTGGTGACCGTGGGCACGGCCTGGTTGGCCTTCGTCGTGCGAAACGACTGGAGCGTGCCGGCGGTGATCGCGGGACTGATCGCCGTGGGGTTGGGGCAAGGCGCCCTGGTGACGCTCCTCTTCAACGTGCTGGTGACGGCGGCGCCGCAGTCGCTCGCCGGAGACGTCGGCTCGTTGCGCGGGGTGACGCAGAACCTGGCGGCGGCCGTGGGCACCGCCACGATGGGGGCGTTGCTCGTCGGACTGCTCGGCGGCCTCGTGATGACCGAACTGGTCGAGAACCCCGTGATCCCCAGCGAGTTCAAGACGAACGAGCTACGCGCCGAGTTCGATCTCGAGAACATCAACTTCATTCGCAACGATCAGCTCAAGGAGCGCTTGGCGCAGACGAGCGCTACGTCCGAAAAAGTGGACGAAGCCGTGCGGATCAATACCGAGTCGCGCTTGCGGGCCTTGAAGATCGGCTTTCTCACGCTGTCGGGGCTGGCCCTGTTGGCGCTCATCCCCTGCCGCTGGCTGCCGACCTACAAAGGACGCTGA
- a CDS encoding M20/M25/M40 family metallo-hydrolase: MSANSIPLDVKSAEEHLLRFLAIEGLSGEEAAIAVAVSDELKKVGVPESAIRYDKANERISLPTQTGNLYADLPGTREGARLLFATHLDTVPICAGAKPKRDGGRIVTDGTTGLGGDNRTGCAVLVVLAETLLKHKLPHPPITLLFTVREESGLQGAKHIDPADLRGATMCFNVDSKVPADLIIGAVGQETWEVEIKGQAAHAGVAPEKGVSSTLVASLALAEAYRQGWWGKVVKPEGTGTSNAGIFGGKHGKAAGDATNVVTDYVYVRGEARSSDAPFASKITEAFRAAFTKAGSEVKDVDGKTARVEFDGHAAYPPFRIAEDSPVVVHAKRAAESIGLQPTTLFSNGGLDANWFVKHGVPTVTIGAGQHEIHTVKEFVELSQFADGCRLAVALATIEAK; the protein is encoded by the coding sequence ATGTCTGCCAACTCGATTCCCCTCGACGTGAAGTCCGCCGAAGAGCATCTGCTGCGCTTCCTGGCCATTGAAGGCCTGAGCGGCGAAGAAGCCGCCATCGCGGTCGCCGTCTCTGACGAATTGAAGAAGGTTGGAGTGCCCGAGTCGGCCATTCGTTACGACAAGGCGAACGAGCGCATCTCGCTGCCGACGCAGACCGGCAATCTCTACGCCGATCTACCCGGCACGCGCGAAGGAGCCCGTCTGCTCTTCGCCACGCATCTCGACACCGTGCCCATCTGCGCCGGCGCGAAGCCGAAGCGCGACGGGGGACGCATCGTCACCGATGGCACAACCGGCCTGGGGGGCGACAATCGCACCGGTTGTGCGGTGCTCGTGGTATTGGCCGAAACGCTGCTCAAGCACAAGCTGCCCCATCCGCCGATCACGCTGCTCTTCACCGTGCGCGAAGAAAGTGGTCTGCAGGGGGCGAAGCACATCGATCCGGCCGATCTCCGCGGGGCCACGATGTGCTTCAACGTCGATAGCAAGGTGCCCGCCGATTTGATCATCGGCGCCGTGGGACAAGAGACTTGGGAAGTCGAGATCAAGGGCCAGGCGGCCCACGCCGGTGTCGCGCCGGAGAAGGGCGTCTCCTCGACGCTGGTGGCCTCGCTCGCTCTGGCCGAGGCGTATCGCCAGGGGTGGTGGGGCAAGGTCGTCAAGCCGGAGGGAACCGGCACGAGCAACGCCGGCATCTTCGGCGGCAAGCATGGCAAGGCCGCCGGCGATGCGACGAACGTCGTGACCGATTACGTCTACGTCCGCGGCGAGGCGCGCAGCTCCGATGCCCCCTTTGCCTCGAAGATTACCGAGGCCTTCCGCGCCGCGTTTACGAAGGCCGGCTCCGAGGTGAAGGACGTCGACGGCAAGACCGCCCGTGTGGAATTCGACGGACACGCGGCTTACCCGCCGTTTCGCATTGCTGAAGACTCCCCCGTGGTGGTCCATGCGAAGCGCGCCGCCGAATCGATCGGTCTGCAGCCCACGACCCTCTTCTCGAACGGCGGGCTCGACGCAAACTGGTTCGTCAAGCATGGCGTGCCGACCGTCACCATCGGCGCCGGCCAGCACGAGATTCACACCGTCAAGGAATTCGTCGAGCTGTCGCAGTTCGCCGACGGATGTCGACTGGCCGTGGCACTGGCCACCATCGAAGCGAAGTAG
- a CDS encoding AbgT family transporter, which produces MTKASSAAAANAAQKSFMQRFLDIVERVGNMVPHPVLIFLILIALVIVLSHILHLTGVSVSYETINPETHKLEPATTAPRSLLTLDGMRFIYSSLIPNFMGFTAVGLMIAAMTGAGVAEEAGLVKALIRKLVLVSPGWALAYILSFVGIISSIASDAGYLVLIPLAGTAYLSIGRHPLAGLALGFAAVASAFTVNMLIKPLDAVLVEFTNDAIHLVDPNQSIGLASNLWFSIVSVIFLTVIVAFVTERMIEPRLGKYQADGDADETGPEQGAELSADESRGLKFAALGLVAVLLAFALLTIPSWAPLRNPDTGELIGNSPFMNGLIALIMVLFLVTGAAYGFGARTMSNITDIIKAMEKAMSGLGGLILLFLVLAQFVAYFNYTNMGTILALKLSDVLKEANIGPFWLLISLIFVVALLDLLITGAIAKWAIFAPIFVPLLLKLGVDPEAALAAYRIGDSPINSITPLNAYFALVVGFTQKYDKDAGVGTVVSLMLPYVVIMLVLWTVLFAAWYLLGLPWGL; this is translated from the coding sequence ATGACCAAAGCCAGCTCCGCCGCGGCGGCAAACGCCGCCCAGAAATCGTTCATGCAGCGCTTTCTCGACATCGTCGAGCGGGTGGGCAATATGGTGCCCCACCCGGTGCTCATCTTCCTGATCTTGATTGCGCTGGTGATCGTGCTCTCGCACATCCTGCATTTGACGGGGGTCAGCGTCTCGTACGAGACGATCAACCCCGAGACCCACAAGCTGGAGCCCGCCACCACCGCGCCGCGCAGCCTGCTCACGCTCGACGGCATGCGCTTCATCTACTCGTCGCTGATTCCCAACTTCATGGGTTTTACGGCCGTGGGACTGATGATCGCCGCCATGACGGGCGCCGGCGTCGCCGAAGAAGCAGGACTCGTCAAAGCGCTGATTCGCAAGCTCGTCCTCGTCTCGCCCGGCTGGGCGCTGGCCTACATTCTTTCGTTCGTCGGCATCATCTCGAGCATCGCTTCCGACGCGGGCTATCTCGTGCTGATTCCGCTCGCCGGCACGGCCTACCTCAGCATCGGCCGTCATCCGCTCGCGGGACTGGCCCTGGGCTTTGCCGCCGTCGCCAGCGCCTTCACCGTCAATATGCTCATCAAGCCGCTCGATGCCGTGCTCGTCGAGTTCACGAACGATGCCATCCATCTGGTCGATCCCAATCAATCGATCGGGCTGGCCTCGAACCTGTGGTTCTCGATCGTCTCGGTGATCTTTCTGACGGTGATCGTAGCCTTCGTCACCGAACGAATGATCGAGCCGCGGTTGGGCAAATACCAGGCGGACGGAGACGCCGACGAGACGGGCCCGGAGCAAGGCGCCGAACTCTCGGCCGACGAATCGCGTGGCCTCAAGTTCGCCGCGCTCGGGCTGGTGGCCGTGCTCCTCGCCTTTGCCTTGCTGACGATCCCCAGTTGGGCCCCGCTGCGCAATCCCGACACGGGAGAGTTGATCGGCAACTCCCCCTTCATGAATGGCCTGATCGCCCTCATCATGGTGCTGTTTCTCGTCACGGGCGCCGCGTATGGCTTTGGCGCCAGGACGATGAGCAACATCACCGACATCATCAAGGCCATGGAAAAAGCCATGAGCGGGCTTGGGGGGCTGATCTTGTTGTTTCTCGTGCTGGCCCAGTTCGTGGCCTACTTCAACTACACGAACATGGGCACGATTCTCGCACTCAAGCTCTCCGACGTGCTCAAAGAGGCGAACATCGGCCCATTCTGGCTCTTGATCAGCTTGATCTTCGTCGTCGCGCTGCTCGATCTGCTGATTACCGGCGCCATCGCCAAGTGGGCCATCTTCGCGCCGATCTTCGTGCCCCTGTTGCTCAAGCTGGGAGTCGATCCCGAGGCCGCGCTCGCCGCCTATCGCATTGGCGACTCGCCCATCAATTCCATCACACCGCTGAATGCCTACTTCGCACTCGTCGTCGGCTTCACGCAGAAATACGACAAGGACGCGGGCGTCGGCACCGTCGTCTCCTTGATGCTCCCCTACGTGGTCATCATGCTCGTACTGTGGACGGTGCTCTTCGCCGCCTGGTACCTGTTGGGACTCCCCTGGGGTCTATAA
- a CDS encoding SLC13 family permease, which yields MSIELALVLGLLAAAIVMFAINKPRMDAVALLVLTVLPLTGVITMSEALAGFSDANIVLIATLFVIGDGLVRTGVARRLGDWLTGRAGSSEPRLIALLMLVVCGLGATMSSTAVTAIFIPVALRIAQSTGTSASRLMMPLSFAALVSGMMTLVATAPNLVVNSELARHGIPGFSFFSFTPFGLPVLALGVGYMLFARRWLPENKPESQGTNGPSLADWVDEYRLADREQRVRVMSSSPLIGRTLAEIRLRDNPGASLVAIERMGRLIQPTAKTVIRAGDVLLVDLFAPDADAEALRQQYALEALPLGGAFFNDRAQDIGMAEAIVPADSSFVGSSAVQAEIRSRYGLTVIGLRRGAVAHERGLRDEVLKIGDTLLLIGPWRAIRNIQAGGKDLVMLSLPAEYQDVLPVVGKVPQALVSLVLVVGLMVSGVVPNVQAALLGCLLMGVLGCVTLESSYRSIDWKTIVLIVGMLPFSTALQRTGGVELASEGLMAVTSGVGPQGVLAALFAITALLGMFISNTATAVLMAPVAIAVAQELELSPYPFAMIVALAASTAFMTPVSSPVNTLVVTPGNYNFADFVKLGVPFSFIVLIVSVLLVPIVLPF from the coding sequence ATGAGCATCGAACTGGCCTTGGTCTTGGGCCTGCTGGCCGCGGCGATCGTCATGTTTGCGATCAACAAGCCGCGCATGGATGCCGTGGCCCTGCTCGTGCTCACCGTGTTGCCCTTGACGGGCGTCATCACGATGAGCGAGGCCCTCGCCGGTTTCAGCGATGCGAACATCGTGCTGATCGCGACTCTGTTCGTCATCGGCGACGGGCTCGTGCGCACGGGTGTGGCCCGGCGTCTGGGAGACTGGCTCACCGGCAGGGCCGGCAGCAGCGAGCCGCGCCTGATCGCGCTGTTGATGCTCGTCGTGTGTGGACTCGGCGCGACGATGAGCTCGACCGCGGTCACGGCGATCTTCATCCCGGTGGCACTGCGCATCGCGCAGAGCACCGGCACCTCGGCCAGCCGGCTGATGATGCCTTTAAGCTTTGCCGCCCTCGTCAGCGGCATGATGACGCTCGTGGCCACGGCCCCCAACCTCGTCGTCAACAGCGAGCTGGCCCGGCACGGCATCCCCGGCTTTTCGTTCTTCAGTTTCACTCCATTCGGATTGCCGGTCCTGGCACTGGGTGTCGGATACATGCTCTTCGCGCGGCGTTGGCTGCCCGAGAACAAGCCCGAGTCGCAGGGCACGAACGGTCCTTCGCTGGCCGACTGGGTCGACGAGTATCGACTGGCCGACCGCGAGCAGCGCGTGCGCGTGATGTCCAGTTCGCCCCTCATCGGACGAACGCTGGCCGAGATCCGCCTGCGCGACAATCCCGGCGCCAGCCTGGTGGCCATCGAGCGGATGGGACGTTTGATTCAACCCACGGCCAAGACCGTGATTCGCGCCGGCGACGTGCTGCTGGTCGATCTCTTCGCGCCCGACGCCGATGCCGAGGCTTTGCGCCAGCAATACGCGCTCGAGGCCTTACCCCTCGGGGGAGCCTTTTTCAACGATCGCGCCCAAGACATCGGCATGGCCGAGGCGATTGTCCCGGCCGACTCGTCGTTCGTCGGCAGCAGTGCGGTGCAGGCCGAGATTCGCTCGCGCTACGGGCTGACCGTGATCGGCTTGCGTCGCGGCGCCGTCGCCCACGAACGTGGGCTGCGCGACGAAGTGCTGAAGATCGGCGACACGTTGCTCTTGATCGGCCCGTGGCGCGCCATCCGCAATATCCAGGCCGGGGGCAAGGATCTCGTCATGCTCAGCCTCCCCGCCGAGTATCAAGATGTCTTGCCGGTCGTCGGCAAAGTACCGCAAGCCCTGGTCAGCCTGGTCCTGGTCGTCGGACTGATGGTGAGTGGTGTCGTCCCCAACGTGCAGGCGGCCTTGCTGGGCTGCCTGCTGATGGGGGTGCTGGGTTGCGTCACGCTCGAAAGCTCCTACCGCTCGATCGATTGGAAGACCATCGTGCTCATCGTGGGTATGCTTCCTTTCTCCACGGCGCTGCAGCGGACGGGCGGAGTCGAGCTGGCATCCGAAGGATTGATGGCCGTCACCAGCGGCGTCGGTCCGCAGGGCGTGCTGGCGGCCCTGTTCGCAATTACGGCGCTGTTGGGCATGTTCATCTCGAACACGGCCACCGCGGTCTTGATGGCGCCGGTCGCCATTGCCGTGGCGCAGGAACTCGAGCTCTCTCCTTATCCCTTTGCAATGATCGTGGCGCTGGCCGCCTCGACTGCGTTCATGACGCCCGTCTCCTCGCCGGTCAACACGCTCGTCGTGACGCCGGGCAATTACAACTTCGCCGACTTCGTGAAACTGGGGGTACCGTTCAGCTTCATCGTCTTGATCGTCAGCGTGCTGCTGGTGCCCATCGTGCTACCGTTCTGA
- a CDS encoding porin has translation MSRETPAVLFASSDFSFLTSANFLDVPTTSPGATASSVVPASGYQPPLEYTDPNYQSAPSGMPEEQSPTRASRAYQYFSRYYDEPGIGPRPYADYAPRGYYPLDYQEAPGAPLYERIPVPERVTPEQLEESVVRGPLNDSFMLPSTGTSLRLSGFVRMGANFSFDPIGTPDLFVTRTIPVPNGPGQDMNFSARPTRLSLDSWTPVPELDTTIHTFIQMDFLSGNPPGVGASNVPRLRFAYLDVGYFRIGQATTVFMDPSSFPRTADFQGPNGIVNARQGLVRMTLPIGERVYWAAAAEQPFSDITTFGLGDNVQEVPDFTTHLRYEADLFHLQAAAIVRTIGYRPTGGSVERDAGYGMNLTSNFHPWAILLGTDPIRDPCPDGLTRSRVLLQYGVGYGIARYFQDTVGQGFDGAVTAAGAFETLYTNGWTTAYEHWINENWMLNFTYSKLRVGNTDLMPGSTYANSQYLATTLWWIPVTNLSIGLEYLWGQREDIDDESGRAQRLQTAFQYNF, from the coding sequence TTGTCGCGCGAGACCCCGGCCGTACTGTTCGCATCGTCCGACTTCTCGTTCCTTACCAGCGCGAACTTTCTCGACGTGCCCACGACGTCACCGGGCGCGACTGCTTCTTCGGTTGTCCCCGCCTCGGGATATCAACCTCCCCTGGAGTACACCGATCCCAACTATCAAAGCGCGCCAAGCGGCATGCCGGAAGAACAATCGCCGACGCGCGCCTCTCGTGCCTATCAGTACTTCTCGCGCTACTACGATGAACCCGGCATCGGCCCGCGCCCCTACGCCGATTACGCGCCGCGCGGCTACTATCCGCTCGACTATCAGGAGGCGCCCGGTGCGCCACTCTACGAGCGCATCCCGGTACCCGAGCGCGTCACCCCCGAGCAGCTCGAAGAGTCGGTCGTGCGCGGTCCGCTCAACGATTCGTTCATGTTGCCGAGCACGGGCACGTCGTTACGCCTGAGCGGCTTCGTGCGGATGGGAGCGAACTTCAGCTTCGATCCGATCGGCACCCCCGACCTGTTCGTCACGCGGACGATTCCCGTGCCGAACGGTCCGGGCCAGGATATGAATTTCAGTGCGCGTCCGACGCGGCTGAGTCTCGACAGTTGGACGCCGGTGCCCGAGCTCGACACCACGATCCACACCTTCATACAAATGGATTTCCTCAGTGGCAATCCGCCGGGGGTGGGGGCTTCGAACGTTCCTCGTCTGCGCTTCGCCTACCTCGACGTGGGTTACTTCCGCATTGGTCAGGCGACGACCGTATTCATGGATCCGAGTTCCTTTCCGCGCACGGCCGACTTCCAGGGACCAAACGGCATCGTGAACGCGCGGCAGGGCCTGGTGCGCATGACGCTGCCCATCGGCGAACGGGTCTATTGGGCGGCGGCCGCCGAGCAACCTTTCTCCGATATCACGACGTTTGGTCTCGGCGACAACGTGCAGGAGGTACCCGACTTCACCACCCACCTGCGCTACGAGGCCGACCTGTTCCATCTGCAAGCGGCGGCCATCGTGCGCACGATCGGCTATCGCCCGACCGGAGGTTCGGTCGAGCGCGATGCCGGCTACGGCATGAATCTGACCAGCAACTTCCACCCTTGGGCCATCCTGCTGGGAACCGATCCCATCCGCGACCCTTGTCCCGATGGACTCACGCGCAGTCGCGTGCTGCTGCAATACGGCGTCGGCTACGGCATCGCGCGCTATTTTCAAGACACGGTCGGCCAGGGATTCGACGGCGCCGTCACCGCCGCGGGCGCCTTCGAGACGCTCTACACGAACGGTTGGACCACCGCCTACGAGCACTGGATCAACGAAAACTGGATGTTGAACTTCACCTACTCGAAGCTGCGCGTAGGCAATACCGACCTGATGCCCGGCAGTACCTACGCCAATTCGCAGTATCTCGCGACGACGCTCTGGTGGATCCCGGTCACGAATCTCTCGATCGGCCTCGAGTATCTGTGGGGGCAGCGCGAGGACATCGACGACGAGAGCGGCCGCGCGCAACGGTTGCAGACGGCCTTTCAGTACAACTTCTAA
- a CDS encoding glycosyltransferase — translation MKYRHRELLPIEQRGPLRVAFVTTALNVGGEETLLANIIRRMDRRRFAPELVCLKQLGVLGDQLVVEVPAFNGLLQNKFDLRVLARLTQLFRERQTDAVVTVGTGGDKMFWGRLAAWRAGVPVIASALHSTGLPNRVEFSNRLLAPLTDAFIAVAEAHGCFLASDEGCAPRKIRVIPNGVDTSRFCDRPGNDALRAELGLPVGAPTVGIVAVLRPEKNHDLFLRAAAIVHRTVPEARFLIVGDGPLRPEIEAQIHNLGLAGIVHMLGMRRDIPELLHVIDVVALTSKMEANPVSVLEALSSGRPVVSTRVGSIPENVIDGETGFLVPPGDEQTLAARLTTLLTNPQTREYLGRAARERIVRHASLESMVGGYERLIAEIYSAKTTGRRWTNERDSSASPPTVHEVAPLTRAAAEVVAADER, via the coding sequence ATGAAATACCGCCACCGCGAACTGTTGCCGATCGAACAACGTGGTCCGCTGCGGGTCGCTTTCGTCACCACGGCGCTCAACGTGGGGGGCGAAGAGACCCTACTGGCGAACATCATTCGGCGCATGGATCGTCGCCGCTTCGCGCCCGAGCTGGTCTGCCTCAAGCAATTGGGCGTGCTGGGGGATCAACTCGTCGTCGAGGTGCCCGCCTTCAACGGCCTGCTGCAAAACAAGTTCGACCTGCGCGTGCTCGCGCGGCTCACCCAATTGTTTCGCGAGCGGCAGACCGATGCCGTCGTCACGGTCGGCACCGGCGGCGACAAGATGTTCTGGGGGCGTCTCGCCGCGTGGCGGGCGGGCGTGCCGGTGATCGCCTCGGCCCTGCATTCGACCGGCTTGCCGAATCGCGTCGAGTTCTCGAATCGCCTGCTCGCGCCCCTGACCGACGCCTTCATCGCGGTGGCCGAGGCGCACGGTTGCTTTCTCGCCAGCGACGAAGGTTGTGCCCCGCGCAAGATTCGCGTCATCCCGAACGGCGTCGATACATCGCGCTTCTGCGATCGCCCCGGCAATGATGCCCTGCGCGCGGAGTTGGGGTTGCCCGTGGGCGCCCCCACGGTTGGCATCGTCGCGGTGCTGCGTCCCGAGAAGAATCACGACCTGTTCTTGCGCGCCGCGGCGATCGTCCATCGCACGGTGCCCGAGGCACGCTTTCTGATCGTCGGCGATGGCCCGTTGCGTCCCGAGATTGAAGCACAGATTCACAATCTGGGTCTTGCAGGCATTGTCCACATGCTGGGCATGCGCCGCGATATCCCCGAGCTGCTGCACGTGATCGACGTCGTCGCGCTGACGTCCAAGATGGAAGCGAACCCCGTCTCCGTGCTCGAGGCGCTCTCGAGCGGACGTCCGGTCGTTTCGACGCGCGTGGGCTCGATTCCCGAGAATGTGATCGATGGCGAAACGGGGTTTCTCGTCCCCCCGGGAGACGAACAAACGCTCGCCGCGCGGCTCACCACCTTGCTGACGAATCCGCAGACGCGCGAGTACCTTGGCCGCGCGGCTCGCGAACGGATCGTGCGGCACGCTTCGCTCGAAAGCATGGTCGGGGGCTACGAGCGGCTGATCGCGGAGATCTACTCTGCGAAAACAACCGGCCGCCGTTGGACAAACGAGCGGGATTCCTCTGCTTCGCCCCCAACCGTTCATGAAGTCGCACCGCTCACCAGAGCAGCAGCCGAGGTGGTGGCCGCCGACGAACGCTAA